ACTCAAGGCTTCCTCCAGACTTACCTGAGTTTTATTTTTTTCTTTCATTAAAGGACCTAATAGAAAATCTTCTCCATGGGTAAGGGAAGCACCAAGGTGACCTGTGATGATAATGAGGATAATGGAGAGCAGGGAAAATATTTTTGCACCCTGATAAATTTCTTTTTCCCAAAGAAGGTACCAAATAGTACTTAGCCAAAATAGAACCACTCCTGTCCATTGATGCAAGTAAAATGCGTCTCTCTCATAGCCCTCTTCTGTGGCCAATACAAGCCCCGCCATGACGGTCAATCCAGTAAGAAGTAATGTGATGAGAAATAGAATATTGGAAAAAGGTTTGTTTTCCAAAAACCTAATTTTTGGATTCCAAAAAAGAAGGGCTAAGAATAAAAGCAAGACAATGGGGAAATGGAGGATCAGCGGGTGCATTCTACCAAAAAATTCCAAAATCGCAGGAATTTGCAAATGCTCATGTCCAAAAGCCAAAACCAATGTCAGGCCATGAAATACTACCAATAGATTTTGTAGGATTGCAGATAATCTCTTTTGAGAAGGCATAAAAAAGGACCTTTAAACCAAAATATCTTTTACTACATGGCCATGTACATCGGTAAGTCTGTAGCGTCTTCCCAAATGTTTATAAGTCAGTCTTTCATGGTCGATTCCCATCAAATGAAGTATTGTGGCCTGAAAATCATGGACATGCACCGGATTTTCAGTAATGTTGTATCCGAATTCATCCGTTTCCCCATACACCATTCCGGACTTGACTCCACCTCCGGCCATCCAAATGGAAAATGCCCTTGGGTGATGGTCTCTTCCATAATTGTCAACCTGTATTTTTCCCTGGCAATAGTTTGTCCTCCCAAATTCTCCTCCCCAGATGACCAAAGTTTCCTCCAAAAGTCCACGTTGTTTGAGATCCTGGATTAAAGCTGCCGAAGCCTGATCAACATCTTTGGCCTGAGTCGCCATTTCATTGGGCAGGTTCCCATGCTGGTCCCATCCTTGGTGATAAAGTTGCACAAAGCGCACCCCGTTTTCAGAGAGTTTTCTTGCCAAAAGGCAGTTGGCTGCATAGGTTCCAGGAATCAGACAGTCTGGCCCGTACATTTTGATGATACTGTCAGGTTCTTTTGAAATGTCTGTAACTTCGGGAACAGCAGTCTGCATACGGAAAGCCATTTCATATTGCTGGATTTTGGAGGTGATTTCCGGGTCGCCAAAAGCCTGATAATTGAGTTGATTGAGTTCTGAAATTTTATCAAGCATTCTCCTTCTGTCTTCGCGATCCATGCCTTTGGGATCCCTAAGATAAAGTACAGGGTCTTCGCTTGCGGAAAACTGTACCCCTTGATGGACGGAATCCAGGAATCCATTTGTCCAAAGCTTGGAATATACGCCCTGACCATTTCCTTTCCCTCTACTTAAGAGTACACAAAAAGCAGGAAGGTTGTTGTTTTCACTTCCCAATCCATAACTCAACCAAGCACCCATGCTGGGACGGTTGCCCACTTGAGCGCCTGTCTGGAAAAATGTCAGTGCAGGGTCATGGTTGATGGCTTCCGTATGCATGGATTTGATGATGCAGATATCATCCACAATTTTAGCTGTATGAGGAAAA
This Cecembia calidifontis DNA region includes the following protein-coding sequences:
- a CDS encoding DUF1501 domain-containing protein produces the protein MEKEQLEHGLSLNRRKFLGKLSLGIGSLALGSLLIPDLLNRKSEEDALFAALPHFAPKAKRIIYLFQNGAPSQLETFDYKPLLNQQMGKELPDSIRMGQRLTGMTSGQSSFPLVGSYFGFKQYGEARAWISDIFPHTAKIVDDICIIKSMHTEAINHDPALTFFQTGAQVGNRPSMGAWLSYGLGSENNNLPAFCVLLSRGKGNGQGVYSKLWTNGFLDSVHQGVQFSASEDPVLYLRDPKGMDREDRRRMLDKISELNQLNYQAFGDPEITSKIQQYEMAFRMQTAVPEVTDISKEPDSIIKMYGPDCLIPGTYAANCLLARKLSENGVRFVQLYHQGWDQHGNLPNEMATQAKDVDQASAALIQDLKQRGLLEETLVIWGGEFGRTNYCQGKIQVDNYGRDHHPRAFSIWMAGGGVKSGMVYGETDEFGYNITENPVHVHDFQATILHLMGIDHERLTYKHLGRRYRLTDVHGHVVKDILV